The Musa acuminata AAA Group cultivar baxijiao chromosome BXJ1-8, Cavendish_Baxijiao_AAA, whole genome shotgun sequence genomic sequence CCTTGCCTTCTTGTCTTAGTCATCGACGCCCAAAGCATACTGCTGCAGCAACAGCCCACACTGTTGCAGCGGCTCGTCCTTGAGGAAGCCTAGGGAGTTCGCATAACGGATGTCGGAGGCCAAGCCGCTCCTGCCGGTGACCAGGATGCGGGCACGGTTCCTGCTTTGCGCCACCTCTGTGCAGCCTGGTTGCGGACTCTGCAGCAGCGACACCTCGCAGATCTCCTCCTCGTGGCTGTCCTCCACCTCGATGTGGTACGTGCCGGTGTTGTCCGTCACGCCCTCGACCAGGTGCTCCACCGCGTCGGTCTCGTAGTTTCTGCATTGCAGCTTGACCTTGGCACCTGCAAGCCGATCTCACCTGTCAGTACTCCTGCATGAATGCATGCAGATGAGGTAGATGAGATGGGATCACCTGCAATGTACTGGCTGACGGCGGTCTGGAAGCCGGCACGGCAGGTGTCGCAGTAGACGCGGCCTTCGATGACGAACTTGGGAGCGGCAAGCGCAACGCCGGCGAGGGCAAGGCAGAGGGCAACGAGGGTGGGGAGGAGCTGGACCTTCGCCATTGGATATCTTTCCCCTCTTAGTATGTGTGGGAGAAGTGGAGAGCAAGAGAGGGAGCGAGAAGGGCGAGCGAGTTGTGGGAGGACCGGCTTGGCTTTAATAGCTTGGGGAGTGAGCTATTCTTGGAGCGAGATGCATGCGGCAGAGATTGCATGTGTGAGTTGACCGTGTTGGGGGTGAAGAGGTGTTGGGTTGACCTTGTTTTGCGGTGAGGGAAACCGCTTCATTTCGAATTATATTAGGAGGACCAAGTCATTCGGATTATCTGTTGGTTTCTTAAGATTTTAGGATTCATTTTTCCCAATTAtcacttcttttctttttactcacaaaaaaaatctttttaattGACCAAAAAGAAAGGTATATTTATTGACCTCAGGTTGACCATTATGGCAGGAACAAAGTGTTCATTTGAGAGACAAATAAGCTGAGAGTGAATCACGAATTGAGAACATGATGTGTTCTCAATATATCACAAGTATATTGAGAATGATTGCTATGGAGGATCACGAAGTGCTGCTTCAGGAAAATGGAGACAGAGACCACAATTGCATGGCCAATTCATGTCCATATCATCTCAAAGTACTGACAGAAAAAAGCAAACAGAAGAATCATGATGCTGTAATCTGCTTTGGACTAATAACTTTCCTTCTTGCTAAGAAATTAAACTGACCAAACCATTCCATATATTAGTCTACAGAAAACATACAGCATATATGATCCTCGTCATTGTAACGTGGCGATAACACGCAGAGGTTTTATGATATGATCTCACAAAGGAAGCACAGATGGCTTGTGATAAGTAAGTTCATATTATTACAGGCGATAATACATGACTTTTTCTAGTTGTCGGCAACAGGTACGAATCCAATGCTGAAACCGAAGGTGATGCAAGTCAGTTGCTGCCCATCTTCTCCGGTCATCCGCATTGTAAGTGTGTATGATCCCTGCAAAGAGAGATAAACCTCAGTTTCTAGGAAATTCCTTGCGGAAACAGTTTCACTTCCATCGCAGATTCCAGTGCAGGAAACACCGAAATGTATACAGCTAGCAAATACTACACGACATTCACAAAGAAGGGCTCTCCCCAAAATGGAGGACATCTTCATGTGATTCAGTAGTTGGTCACTCAAGTTGCAACCTTGCCATGATACAAAGACTCGCCTTCTACATGGTTTTACAATGTCTACATAATATAATAATACCTCATATGAGATGAAAGAAAACATTTAAACAAGTTGAGACAAAATATTGATTCAATTTTCAACCAATGCATAAGACCATATTACTTTAGCTAGAATGGCAAGACAGAAATAGCTTTATCAGCTCAAGAgacaaatttaaattattattagaaaatcatgttgagatcatgatttattattgatagaatcatgataatatattattataaattctatgatttaagatcatgaaatattatattaaaatattaagggaatcatgataaatcttattttgatTTAGATTCATTCGATCATGATCTCGGTTTCCTTGTTGCATTGGGTTAGGAGAGATTTGGTATGGCTATAAAGATCACACCAAGACATCATACATTAATGGTGCTGATGAgtattaattttattgattttcTTGAGAAACCAAAAGTGtaacaagaaagaaagaagaaattattcactaattttttattaataataagtaTGAATTTATATATACAAAGAGAGATAATAAAATGTGGTAATTAtatgtttttaaaataataataaaaaaatataaaaatatttattaaattatttcttacTTTAGGATATCATATTAAGATCATAATCTTTcttattgataaaatcatgataatattttataatttaaaattataataatatattctcaaaatattgatgaaatcatgataatcttatctcaataatatctatattattttataatttataaaatcattatCTTCATGatcgatagaatcatgataatatattattataaattctataatttatgatcatgataatataatattaaaatataaaagtgattatgataaatcaaatcatggtttatcatgatttagaatccaTTGATTGTTATATTTGTTCTTTGTTACACTAAGTTATTCTAGAGAGATTTTCGGTATAGATGTCATGAATTAATGGTATCGATGagtataaatttttattaattttcttagACCACAAAAAAGACCTAAAAGTGATAAAAACTTACTAactaaattattatattttttaattaataataaaatataaaaaaattattaaattagttcataatttcgaaaataatattgagatcataatctttattattgatagaattatgataatattttataatttaaaattataataatatattctcaaaatatcaatAAGATCGGAAtaatattatctcaataatatctatattatttcataatttagaaaatcatgttctttattattaatagaatcttgataatatattattataaaatttataatttattatcataataatatattattataaattttataatttagaatcataataatataatataaaaatattaatattaaattttataatttagaatcatgataaatcatatcatagtttatcatgatttagaatcaaTCGATCTTGATCTCTGTTATTTGTTACACTAAGTTATTCTAGAGAGATTTTCGATATGTTAATAAATCGCATCCGAATATGTCATAAATTAATGGTATCGATGAGCATGACTCgttaattttttattgataataactataaatttatatgcataaataaaaattataaaatataataattatatatattttaaattaataaatagatataaaatattttttaaattatttaataatttatgaaatcataatctttattattaatagagtcatgataataatttaaaatttaaaattataacaatatatTCTCAAAGTATCAATAAGATCTTCATAATTTTATCTCAAATATatctatattattatataattcagAAAATCaagttctttattattgatagaatcatgataatatattattataaattcaataatttaggatcatgataatataatattaaaaaattaaggagaccatgataaatcatatcatgtttatcatgatttagaatcaaTCGATTGTGATCTCGCTtctttgttatttcataatttagaaaaacatgttttttattaatgatagaatcatgataatatattattataaattctattattataaattctataatttaagattctgataatataatattaaaatattaaaaagatcatgataaaacatatcatggtttatcatgatttagaatctcTTAATCATGATCTCTATTCTTTGTTACACTAACTTTTTTTCGTAATGGATATAAAACTAACCTTATGACGTCATGAATTAACGGTACTGATGATTatcactcactaaatttttattgataattattataaatttatatacacaaataaatattataaaaatataataattatatattttattttaaaaataaataataataataataataataaatatttattaaattattttataatttcggaaatcattttgagatctaatctttattattgatagaattaacataatattttaaaattttaaattataataatatattctaaaaatatctatgagatcgtgataatcttatctcaatgatatctattttatttcataatttaaaaaaacatattctttattaataatagaatcatgataatatattattataaattttataatttaagattataataatataatattaaaatattaaggagatTGTGATAAGTTTATCATGGATATAAAGCTCACCGTTATGAATTAACGGTACCaatgatatatattattttgagatataatctttattattaatagaattaagatcatgataatcttatctcaatgatatatatattatttcataatttagaaaaacatgttctttattattgatagaatcatgataatatattattataaattctatgatttaggattatgataatataatattaatatattaagaagatcttgataaatcatatcatggtttatcatgatttagaatcccttaatcatgatctcgattctttgttacactaagtcattctagagagatttttgtATGGATATAAAGCTCACTCTAAGACATCATGAAATTAGAAtaacatgttctttattattgatagaatcaggataatatattattataaatttataatttaagattatgataatataatattagcaCATCTAATATTATAGGAGAATACTTCACCAAGCTTTGTTAGCACATCTAAGTTCCATGGATCCGAAACCAAGGTCATCCATCCATGGTTCATGGAAAGCTAGCTGATACATATACTTAAATGTTAGGTGCCTTCTTGTCTTAGTCATCGACGCCCAAAGCATACTGCTGCAGTAACAGCCCACACTGTTGCAGCGGCTCGTCCTTGAGGAAGCCCAGGGAGTTCGCATAACGGATGTCGGAGGCCAAGCCGCTCCTGCCGGTGACCAGGATGCGGGCACGGTTCCTGCTTTGCGCCACCTCTGTGCAGCCTGGTTGCGGACTCTGCAGCAGCGACACCTCGCAGATCTCCTCCTCGTGGCTGTCCTCCACCTCGATGTGGTACGTGCCGGTGTTGTCCGTCACGCCCTCGACCAGGTGCTCCACCGCGTCGGTCTCGTAGTTTCTGCATTGCAGCTTGACCTTGGCACCTGCAAGCCGATCTCACCTGTCAGTACTCCTGCATGAACGCATGCAGATGAGGTAGATGAGATGGGATCACCTGCAATGTACTGGCTGACGGCGGTCTGGAAGCCGGCACGGCAGGTGTCGCAGTAGACGCGGCCTTCGATGACGAACTTGGGAGCGGCAAGCGCGACGCCGGCGAGGGAAAGGCAGAGGGCAACGAGGGCGGGGAGAGCAGGAGAGGGAGCGAGAATGGCGAGTGAGTTGTGGGAGGACCGACTTGGCTTTAATAGCTAGGGGAGTGAGCTATTCTTGGAGCGAGATGCATGCGGCGGAGATTGCAGGTGTGAGTTGACCGTGTTGGGGGTGAAGAGGTGTTGGGTTGACCTTGTTTTGCGGTGAGGGAAACCGCTTCATTTCGAATTATATTAGGAGGACCAAGTCATTCGGATTATCTGTTGGTTTCTTAAGATTTTAGGATTCATTTTTCCCAATTCtcacttcttttctttttactcacaaaaaaaatcttttaattgACCAATAAGAAAGGTATATTTATTGACCTCAGGTTGACCATTATGGCAGGAACAAAGTGTTCATTTGAGAGACAAATAAGCTGAGAGTGAATCACGAATTGAGAACATGAGGTGTTTTCAATATATCACAAGTATATTGAGAATGATTGCTGTGGAGGATCAGTGCTGCTTCTGGAAAATGGAGACAGAGACCACAATTGCATGGCCAATTCATGTCCATATCATCTCAAAGTACTGACAGATAGAAGCAAACAGAAGAATCATGATGCTGTAATCTGCTTTGGACTAATAACTTTCCTTCTTGCCAAGAAATTAAACTAACCAAACCATTCCATATATTAGTCTACAGAAAACATACAGCATATATGATCCTCGTCGATGTAACGTGGCGATAACACGCAGAGGTTTTACGATATGATCTCACAAAGGAAGCATAGATGGCTTGTGATAAGTAAGTTCATATTATTACAGTCGATAATACATGACTTTTTCTAGTTGTCGACAACAGGTACGAATCCAATGCTGAAACCGAAGGTGATGCAAGTCAGTTGCTGCCCATCTTCTCCAGTCATCCACATTGTAAGTGTGTATGATCCCTGCAAAGAGAGATAAACCTCAGTTTCTAGGAAATTCCTTACGGAAACAGTTTCACTTCCATCGCAGATTCCAATGCAGGAAACACCGAAATGTATACAGCTAGCAAATACTACACGACATTCACAAAGAAGGGCTCTCCCCAAAATGGAGGACATCTTCATGTGATTCAGTAGTTGGTCACTCAAGTTGCAACCTTGCCATGATACAAAGACTCGCCTTCTACATGGTTTTACAATGTCTACAGAATATAATAATACCTCATATGAGATGAAAGAAAACATTTAAACAAGTTGAGACAAAATATTGATTCAATTTTCAACCAATGCATAAGACCATATTACTTTAGCTAGAATGGCAAGACAGAAATAGCTTTATCAGCTCAAGAgacaaatttaaatttattagaaaatcatgttgagatcatgattttttattgatagaatcatgataatatattattataaattctatgatttaggatcatgaaatattatattaaaatattaagggaatcatgataaatcttattttgatTTAGATTCATTCGATCATGATCTCGGTTTCCTTGTTGCATTGGGTTAGGAGAGATTTGGTATGGCTATAAAGATCACACCAAGACATCATACATTAATGGTGCTGATGAgtattaattttattgattttcTTGAGAAACCAAAAGTGtaacaagaaagaaagaagaaattattcactaattttttattaataataagtaTGAATTTATATATACAAAGAGAGATAATAAAATGTGGTAATTAtatgtttttaaaataataataaaaaatataaaaatatttattaaattatttcttacTTTAGGATATCATATTAAGATCATAATCTTTcttattgataaaatcatgataatattttataatttaaaattataataatatattctcaaaatattgatgaaatcatgataatcttatctcaataatatatatattattttataatttataaaatcattatCTTCATGatcgatagaatcatgataatatattattataaattctataatttatgatcatgataatataatattaaaatataaaagtgattatgataaatcaaatcatggtttatcatgatttagaatccaTTGATTGTTATATTGGTTCTTTGTTACACTAAGTTATTCTAGATAGATTTTCGGTATAGATGTCATGAATTAATGGTATCGATGagtataaatttttattaattttcttagACCACAAAAGAGACCTAAAAGTGATAAAAACTAACTAactaaattattatatttttttaattaataataaaatatataaaaagctcgtcggaacttatgaaattatattgagatcataagtccagaagcttaccaaagaagctcgtcggaacttgccaagtggatcatcgcaagtccaggagtttgtcggaagttcgccggaaactcgccggaagaagcgattgacgcaccggagcaagctgcagaaattgtcttaggatttatcgtagttagcactaatgattaagttgaaaatgggaggtgatcccattagcttaatcttggggcaattgggcccctgaaaaacccaaattgggacgaatgaatcaacccattcggaccctggttgctgtgggaggtgcaaccgcccaaaccaggaggtagcaccgcctgggctaagtctcccagggagattgggcggtgcaactgccccagccaggaggtgcaaccgcctgggctcagtctccgagcgagactgggcggtacaacctctcctgacaagaggtggcactacctgagctcaagtttcgagctctaccaggcggtgcaactgccctagtcaggaggtgcaaccgcctgagctcggtcttcgagctctggcagagaggtgcaaccgcccgtgacagaggtggcaccgcccagaggctcagtcttcgagctctgccaggcggtgcaaccgccccagtcaggaggtgcaaccgcctgatcccagaattccgggaattgacaattttgagctccaaatttgaactgggttggagcctataaataccccacccattcagcactgaaaggtagcaacttacactcgaaatcttgatatctttctgtgatttttagagctcaaaactgttgtaaagaccaaaagtcctcctccttctgttcttcaaagtttgagttgtaaagagaggagagaaaacttctgtaagggttgtctcctaagcccgtcaaaaggagtaaatctgtaaaagggtggttggccttcgcctattgaaggaaggcctctagttgacgtcggtgacctcgtcggtggaggaagccaaaagtggagtaggtcaagattgaccgaaccactctaaatctcggtttgcatttcctttgagcattttaccttcactgcaaacttctcaatagcttactgccttctgctattttacgaacgagtttctaagttcagaactttccgaatctgcgtttagacgtaaatcggcttttttcgtacgttcatcatatttcagtttacgtttacgttttgatttcaatcataattgtttattgccttctgcgatcttacgaataagtttctaagttcagaactttctaaatctgcgtttagacgtaaatcggtttttatcgtacgaacgtcgcatttcagtttacgcttgtattctgctttccatcataaactgcaaactgccttcatagatctaccttaacgttatctcgcttaatctcaagttaaagtaatcttagaatcggctttcacatcgaaatcatttttatcgaacgaacgcagctttcgttttaatcgctgaaaaatttccgctgcactaattcacccccccccccccccccccccctcttagtgctcttgatcctaacaattggtatcagagctcggttaactctcaaacggattaaaacccaagagagatggcttacgccggaaaccaagagggccattctattacacgtccacccatgtttaatgggacggactacacctattggaagacccgaatgaggatctttcttatttctatggactttgaactttggaatcttgtcgagaatggtttttcgaagtcttctcttccaatgatcgattggaatgatttagagaagaaggctttcgctcttaatgcaaaggctatgaatgccttattttgtgcacttgataaaaacgagtttaatcgtgtttcgatttgtgaaaccgcatttgatatttggcacacactcgaagtgactcatgaaggcacaagtagagtgaaagagtcaaaaatcaatcttttgttacactctttcgaacttttccggatgaaaccgagtgagactattggcgacatgtttacccgtttcacggatgtcgtcaacggtctaaaaggactaggaaaaagtttttcggattttgagctcgtaaataagattctaagatcccttcctaagagttgggatcctaaagtcactgctattcaagaggcgaaagatctaaacaacttccctcttgaagaactaattgggtcattaatgacctacgagatgacttgcaaagctaatGAAGAGCAataagatatccttccaaagaacaggaaggatatgacacttagaactttggaagaccacttgaaagaaaactcaagtgatgaggactgtgacgatgacttggcacttctaacaaaaaaatttaaaaaattcattaaaagaaacaagattaaaaatgacactaaaaataaacttgaacccaagaaggaccaagttatttgctatgagtgcaaaaagtcgggacactacaagagtgattgtccccaagccaaaaagagaacaacaaagaagaaggcgctcaaagcaacatgggatgattcgagcgcgtccgaagaagaggagtccaacactgagcaagttgctcattatgccttaatggccatcggagaggaggtaacaaatttattagatgcagatttatctttcgatgaattattaaatgccttccatgacttatttgatgaatgcaagattatcaatagaaaatataaattactaaaaaaggagcatgatagtcttatttgtgattttgataagttaaaaactgaatataatgatagtttagatccatgcatcaaatgccatgatctagaaactctccaaaaagaaaacttgctacttaaagacacctcgaagaaattcgaggttggtagcaagtcattaaacatgatccttgcaaacaagggtcactttCCAAAaaagagtggaat encodes the following:
- the LOC135586205 gene encoding pollen-specific protein C13-like; translated protein: MAKVQLLPTLVALCLALAGVALAAPKFVIEGRVYCDTCRAGFQTAVSQYIAGAKVKLQCRNYETDAVEHLVEGVTDNTGTYHIEVEDSHEEEICEVSLLQSPQPGCTEVAQSRNRARILVTGRSGLASDIRYANSLGFLKDEPLQQCGLLLQQYALGVDD